One genomic region from Metallosphaera tengchongensis encodes:
- a CDS encoding FAD-dependent oxidoreductase translates to MSFDADVIVVGGGLAGLSAGIVSNREGLSTLVLERGEYSGSKNVSGGRMYVHALKKLVDIQDAPLERPIVRETYLFRCGSKEVTFSFYDPDSRNSYSVLRAKFDPWLAKKAEEEGVLISYETLVYDAVREGGGVTLRTNRGDLRAKLVIEADGVTAGVSRYLGVRRLDPDFLMLGVKEVVRPEVLPEEGEAKVLVGFLNGLLGGGFVYVNKDTLSIGATVKVSSLQKEKVLAREITEDLREKMGIKGEVLEYSAHLIPYYGFDNLPPLYAPNLLVTGDAAGLLINDGFVIRGMDLAIGSGMVAGQAAKKVLESGDATKTQVYEEMLKESFVMKDMMTARRAFQLMNSERLFKTYPDLLCRVMSRMFTVEGERRRLMDVVREELAGYNLTLSQVLRDLIKVM, encoded by the coding sequence ATGAGCTTTGACGCTGATGTGATTGTGGTAGGAGGGGGACTCGCAGGGCTTTCCGCTGGGATAGTGAGCAACAGGGAGGGCCTCTCAACCCTAGTCCTGGAGAGAGGCGAGTACTCAGGCTCAAAGAACGTCAGCGGAGGGAGGATGTACGTACATGCCCTCAAGAAGTTAGTGGACATACAGGACGCTCCCCTCGAGAGACCTATTGTCAGGGAGACCTACCTTTTCAGGTGTGGGTCAAAGGAGGTGACGTTTTCGTTCTATGACCCAGACTCCAGGAACAGCTACTCAGTCCTAAGGGCTAAGTTTGACCCTTGGTTGGCAAAGAAGGCTGAGGAAGAGGGGGTCCTAATCTCCTACGAGACCTTGGTGTACGACGCTGTGAGGGAAGGGGGAGGGGTCACACTAAGGACTAATAGGGGCGATTTAAGGGCTAAACTAGTCATAGAGGCTGACGGTGTTACAGCAGGGGTCTCGAGATACCTCGGAGTGAGAAGATTGGACCCGGACTTCCTAATGCTAGGGGTTAAGGAAGTGGTCAGGCCAGAGGTGTTACCAGAGGAGGGAGAGGCTAAGGTTCTCGTCGGGTTCTTGAACGGACTCCTGGGTGGAGGTTTCGTGTACGTTAATAAGGACACCCTATCCATAGGTGCTACGGTGAAAGTGAGCTCTCTCCAAAAGGAAAAAGTCCTAGCCAGGGAAATAACTGAAGACTTAAGGGAGAAGATGGGAATTAAGGGAGAGGTACTGGAGTACTCTGCCCATCTAATCCCCTACTACGGGTTCGATAACCTCCCTCCACTTTATGCCCCTAACCTCCTGGTCACGGGGGACGCTGCAGGTCTCCTAATTAACGACGGTTTCGTAATAAGGGGTATGGATCTGGCTATAGGGTCAGGTATGGTAGCCGGTCAGGCAGCAAAGAAGGTGCTGGAGAGTGGAGATGCGACTAAAACCCAAGTGTACGAGGAGATGTTGAAGGAGTCCTTTGTCATGAAGGACATGATGACGGCGAGGAGGGCTTTTCAGCTCATGAACTCTGAGAGGTTATTTAAGACCTACCCAGACCTACTCTGCAGGGTCATGTCCAGGATGTTCACAGTGGAAGGTGAGAGAAGGAGACTAATGGACGTAGTTAGAGAGGAACTGGCTGGATATAACTTGACCCTCTCCCAGGTGTTGAGGGATCTCATCAAGGTGATGTGA
- a CDS encoding electron transfer flavoprotein subunit alpha/FixB family protein, translating to MRVLVMSEDPEFFRSASAMAQKLGGELLGIHPSESKYVDVLYVPDLHDGWEVPLADFASTLTPDVVVTGGTRRDKTFAFSLAGKLRSSVASDVTELSLGDSFLLAKRVVYSGMGIATLKLKLPAVVTVQKNVMEPDIRKGEVKKVQLPESNVKVLSRTPAQQSVSLDKAKIIVSVGRGMGSKENVKYAEDLAKVLNGAVGGSRPVTAEMGWLPEDRQIGLSGNKVRPQLYIALGISGQPQHIAGIRDSRVIVAVNKDKNAPITENADYTVVGDAIEFCKVMVRRLSK from the coding sequence GTGAGAGTCCTAGTCATGTCTGAAGACCCGGAGTTCTTTAGGTCCGCGTCGGCAATGGCACAGAAGCTTGGAGGAGAACTCCTGGGCATTCACCCGTCTGAAAGCAAATACGTTGATGTATTGTACGTACCGGACCTCCACGATGGCTGGGAAGTACCACTGGCCGATTTCGCCTCCACGTTGACCCCAGACGTGGTCGTAACAGGTGGGACTAGAAGGGACAAGACCTTTGCCTTCTCGCTTGCAGGGAAGCTTAGGTCATCTGTGGCGTCGGACGTAACTGAACTCTCTCTGGGTGATTCATTCCTGCTCGCTAAAAGGGTAGTGTACAGCGGGATGGGAATAGCAACGCTAAAGCTCAAGCTCCCCGCAGTGGTGACCGTTCAGAAGAACGTCATGGAGCCTGATATAAGGAAGGGAGAAGTGAAGAAGGTCCAACTACCAGAGTCCAACGTAAAGGTCCTGAGCAGGACACCGGCTCAGCAGTCGGTCAGCCTGGATAAAGCCAAGATAATTGTGTCCGTAGGTAGGGGCATGGGCTCAAAAGAGAACGTCAAGTACGCAGAGGACTTGGCCAAAGTCTTGAACGGAGCGGTAGGTGGTAGCAGACCCGTCACAGCTGAGATGGGCTGGCTCCCTGAGGACAGGCAGATAGGCCTCTCCGGTAATAAGGTAAGACCACAGCTCTACATTGCCTTAGGAATTTCAGGTCAGCCTCAGCACATAGCTGGGATTAGGGATTCCAGGGTAATAGTAGCTGTAAACAAGGACAAGAACGCTCCCATAACTGAAAACGCAGATTACACCGTGGTGGGAGACGCTATCGAGTTTTGTAAGGTTATGGTGAGGAGGCTAAGCAAATGA
- a CDS encoding electron transfer flavoprotein subunit beta/FixA family protein, whose protein sequence is MSVVSCFKIVPDDTLIRPVGGKLETNVQVKISTYDKNAIEEAVRIKEKTGWKAIGITVGNTDRKSVREALSMGLDEVISVSSPYLDVPGTAMAVAEAIKGLSPKIVLTAETTTDSSTSAFPPYLSQVLGYTLVSFARSIAVQGDKVKVERSVGDIEVIEAPLPAVISVTGEINTPRTPSVRQIMESSKKPVKQVEFSQVPLTELVEVKPFVVNRKRVIIEKPMEEAVEQLLSYLKGEGIL, encoded by the coding sequence ATGTCTGTAGTTTCCTGTTTTAAGATAGTCCCTGATGACACTTTAATCAGACCCGTAGGGGGGAAACTTGAGACAAACGTACAGGTCAAGATAAGCACCTACGACAAGAACGCCATTGAGGAAGCTGTGAGGATCAAGGAAAAAACAGGGTGGAAGGCGATCGGTATCACAGTGGGGAACACAGATAGAAAGAGCGTAAGGGAGGCCCTTTCAATGGGTCTCGATGAGGTCATTTCAGTGAGCTCGCCTTACCTGGACGTACCTGGAACGGCCATGGCTGTGGCTGAAGCCATCAAGGGGCTCTCCCCTAAGATAGTGCTCACCGCCGAGACGACTACGGACAGTAGCACTTCAGCTTTCCCTCCCTACTTGTCTCAGGTCCTGGGGTACACCCTTGTTTCCTTCGCGAGGTCCATCGCCGTTCAGGGAGATAAGGTGAAGGTTGAGAGGAGCGTCGGAGACATTGAGGTTATTGAGGCTCCTCTCCCCGCAGTAATATCCGTCACAGGGGAGATAAACACTCCCAGGACGCCCTCTGTGAGACAGATCATGGAGTCCTCCAAGAAACCAGTCAAGCAGGTTGAGTTCTCCCAAGTACCCTTGACCGAGCTAGTGGAGGTTAAGCCTTTCGTGGTAAACAGGAAGAGGGTCATAATTGAAAAACCAATGGAGGAGGCAGTGGAGCAACTCCTAAGCTACCTCAAGGGGGAGGGTATACTGTGA